A genomic segment from Juglans regia cultivar Chandler chromosome 14, Walnut 2.0, whole genome shotgun sequence encodes:
- the LOC108996883 gene encoding disease resistance protein RPV1-like, producing the protein MADQTFPSSSKPHSNHWDRDVFLSFRGEDTRKNFTDHLYSALVRAGIHTFRDDDELPRGENISTELLNAIRGSRISIVVFSKGYATSKWCLDELAEILNCTKTRGHTLLPIFYHVNPSDIRKQTGTVAKAFAKHEKRFQADMERVQRWRKALTEATDCAGWDLDGIANGYESNFIDQIVEEVFCKVKPDGLCVAEKPVGLDSRVEEMKALLSLGTSDIRIVGIYGMGGIGKTTLAKAVYNQIFNRFEGSSCLLNIKENSEQSNGLLHLLEQLIFDILKRRNLKVNSVDRAIKLIEEKCFGKRVILVLDDVDDLKQIHALASHFEWLGPGSRVIVTTRDEHLLTQLGVNAKYKVKELNQFESLCLLSWHAFGMVHPREAYQDLSRSAVEYAGGLPLALEVLGSFLKGRSIIEWKHELKILRRNPHNKVQKILRRSFDSLDYSRKDIFLDVACFFIDMDKEYVIKILDGCGFFPASGFSMLIQRSLLTIDEKNKLKMHDLIRDMGREIVFEKSPNNSGKRNRLWFPEDVLNVLHKHTGSEEVEGLSLNLPILEDVQTKAFAGMKNLRLLQINSVNLKGCFTHFSKELKWLCWHECPLKCLPPNFHLENLVVLDMQHSNFRQVWKGNKVLNKLKVLNLSHSKCLTKLPNFLHVAHLEILILEGCTSLVEVHESIGLLKRVVLLNLKGCENLKNLPKSIYSLRSLESLDLSGCLKLDKLSEELGNMISLTELRVEDTGIKQLPSSFGLLKNLKTVLLSGSTGHSSKSRLSHFLPWMSPKRSNPISLLPPSVSGLRSLTVLVLSDCNLSEDGIPNDLGDLFSLKSLDLSKNNFRNLPQCIGRLPNLQHLFLSECTSLQSVSELPASLHDLNASGCTSMERLTDLSDLKELRNLRLSKCHKLVEINGLESSKYTLYIQMQGCNNLARDYRMSILQSLTMGAYLGDLIVILPGSEVPNWFSHRTTGSSVSFHVPSLTEGEVCILLVCAVLAFDEATERFVNKPFVRMINKTRGEIYDYSPSICVVAITVEDYLLVFKIPSDQAKMESGDEIEVSVVRRKLDIELTKPVEVKRCGIHLLVYDPDVIIRQFGSRFQCVDSDTAIDEDDDALESSLSYFISRCSKD; encoded by the exons ATGGCTGATCAAACCTTTCCATCATCTTCCAAGCCTCATTCGAATCATTGGGATCGCGATGTCTTTCTGAGCTTCAGAGGCGAAGACACCCGCAAGAACTTCACCGATCATCTCTACTCTGCCTTGGTGCGTGCAGGAATTCACACTTTCCGAGATGACGATGAACTCCCACGAGGGGAGAACATCTCTACAGAACTGCTGAACGCCATTCGTGGATCAAGGATTTCTATTGTAGTTTTCTCTAAAGGTTATGCTACTTCCAAGTGGTGCCTTGATGAGCTTGCGGAGATCCTGAACTGTACGAAAACCAGAGGTCACACTCTTCTTCCCATATTTTATCATGTGAATCCCTCAGATATACGAAAACAGACGGGAACTGTTGCCAAAGCATTTGCTAAGCACGAAAAGCGCTTTCAAGCGGATATGGAGAGGGTGCAGAGGTGGAGAAAGGCTCTTACCGAAGCTACAGACTGTGCCGGTTGGGATCTCGACGGTATTGCAAATGG GTACGAATCAAACTTCATTGATCAAATTGTTGAAGAGGTTTTCTGTAAAGTAAAACCTGATGGCTTATGTGTTGCTGAAAAACCAGTGGGATTAGATTCTCGTGTTGAAGAGATGAAAGCTTTATTAAGTCTTGGAACAAGTGACATTCGCATTGTAGGCATCTATGGGATGGGTGGTATAGGTAAAACAACCCTCGCAAAAGCTGTCTATAACCAAATATTTAATAGATTTGAAGGAAGCAGTTGTCTTTtgaatattaaagaaaattcaGAGCAGTCCAATGGTTTACTTCATTTGCTAGAACAACtgatttttgatattttgaaaagaagGAATTTGAAGGTTAACAGTGTTGATAGAGCAATCAAATTGATTGAGGAAAAATGTTTTGGCAAAAGAGTTATTCTTgttcttgatgatgtggatgacTTGAAACAAATACATGCATTAGCCTCACACTTTGAATGGCTTGGTCCGGGAAGTAGAGTCATTGTAACAACAAGAGATGAACATCTGCTGACTCAACTCGGAGTAAATGCCAAATATAAGGTTAAAGAATTAAATCAGTTCGAGTCTCTTTGCCTTTTGAGTTGGCATGCCTTTGGGATGGTCCATCCAAGAGAAGCTTACCAAGACCTTTCAAGAAGTGCAGTGGAGTATGCTGGAGGACTTCCATTAGCTCTTGAGGTTTTGGGTTCTTTTCTAAAAGGAAGAAGTATCATTGAATGGAAACACGAATTGAAAATATTGCGAAGAAATCCTCACAACAAAGTTCAAAAAATACTCCGGAGAAGTTTTGATTCACTAGATTATAGTAGAAAGGACATATTTCTTGATGtcgcatgtttttttattgatatggACAAAGAATATGTCATCAAAATACTCGATGGTTGTGGTTTCTTTCCAGCTAGCGGTTTCAGTATGCTCATCCAAAGGTCCCTGCTGACgattgatgagaaaaataagttGAAGATGCATGATTTGATTCGAGATATGGGAAGAGAGATTGTTTTTGAGAAGTCACCCAATAATTCTGGGAAACGCAATAGGCTGTGGTTTCCTGAGGATGTCTTAAATGTACTGCATAAACATACG GGATCGGAAGAAGTGGAAGGTCTCAGCCTAAATTTGCCCATACTTGAAGATGTACAAACTAAAGCATTCGCAGGCATGAAGAATTTGAGGTTGCTCCAGATCAATAGTGTAAACCTCAAGGGATGCTTCACGCACTTTTCCAAGGAGCTAAAATGGCTTTGTTGGCATGAGTGTCCCCTAAAATGTCTACCACCAAATTTTCATCTCGAGAACCTTGTCGTTCTTGACATGCAGCATAGTAATTTCAGACAAGTCTGGAAGGGAAACAAG GTACTTAATAAGTTAAAAGTTCTTAATCTTAGTCATTCCAAATGTCTCACTAAATTACCAAACTTCTTACATGTCGCACATCTGGAGATTCTGATACTTGAAGGTTGCACAAGCTTGGTTGAGGTTCATGAGTCTATTGGACTTCTGAAAAGAGTTGTCTTGTTGAATTTGAAAGGATGCGAGAACCTTAAGAATCTTCCAAAAAGCATTTACAGCTTAAGGTCTCTTGAAAGTCTTGATTTATCTGGCTGCTTAAAACTTGACAAGTTATCAGAAGAATTGGGTAACATGATATCTTTGACAGAGCTGCGTGTGGAGGACACCGGTATTAAGCAATTACCATCTTCCTTTGGCCTTTTGAAGAATCTGAAAACTGTACTTTTATCTGGAAGTACAGGACACTCATCTAAATCTAGGTTGTCACATTTCTTGCCCTGGATGTCACCAAAAAGATCGAACCCCATAAGTTTGTTGCCTCCTTCTGTTTCTGGGCTGCGTTCTTTGACAGTACTAGTACTCAGTGATTGCAACTTGTCCGAAGATGGGATTCCCAATGACCTGGGGGATTTATTTTCTCTCAAGAGTTTGGATCTTTCAAAAAACAACTTTCGGAACCTACCTCAGTGCATCGGTCGCCTTCCTAACTTACAGCATTTGTTTTTGAGTGAGTGTACGAGTCTTCAATCTGTTTCAGAACTCCCCGCAAGTTTACATGACTTAAATGCAAGTGGCTGCACATCAATGGAAAGACTCACAGACCTCTCAGACCTAAAGGAACTAAGAAATTTACGTCTTAGTAAGTGCCACAAACTGGTTGAGATTAATGGCTTGGAGAGTTCGAAATATACGTTATACATTCAAATGCAAGGATGCAACAATTTAGCTCGTGATTACAGGATGAGCATTCtccag TCATTGACCATGGGTGCTTATCTGGGTGATCTTATCGTTATCCTCCCTGGTAGTGAAGTTCCAAATTGGTTTAGCCATCGGACAACCGGATCTTCAGTATCGTTTCATGTACCTTCGCTTACAGAGGGTGAAGTCTGCATTTTACTTGTTTGTGCTGTTCTTGCATTCGATGAAGCAACCGAAAGGTTTGTGAATAAACCTTTCGTAAGAATGATTAACAAAACTAGAGGCGAGATATACGATTATTCCCCATCAATCTGTGTTGTTGCCATAACCGTTGAAGATTATTTGTTGGTATTCAAGATACCTAGTGATCAAGCGAAGATGGAAAGTGGAGACGAAATCGAGGTGTCCGTTGTTCGGAGAAAGCTGGACATCGAACTTACGAAACCCGTTGAAGTGAAAAGGTGTGGAATTCATCTGCTAGTTTATGATCCAGATGTAATCATACGCCAATTTGGGAGCCGATTCCAATGTGTCGATTCTGATACAGCTatagatgaagatgatgatgctcTTGAGTCTTCTCTGTCTTATTTCATCAGCAGATGTTCCAAGGACTGA
- the LOC108999710 gene encoding probable LIM domain-containing serine/threonine-protein kinase DDB_G0287001: MAAALECWSSRASTDEDMVEQVLMRTQDRSEGAPPGGAASGAGAKESTAMQKRLQRLSRNVSEALASLKNSLNLDSARDSPSASSSSSKIECCRKVVWGSVVRNLTQLYPGSQLPEKLVSNIRRHYDSLPLSYAQAGFDMKEVFLHIKLIEEASGDDHPAILIQEVSDDEVQGSIFKLTFACNSAISWPVMSGWLDNASICCKKIQIFEKKGFTLGVVLLLVQAGQERSFKTRIENALKSAIKKPKTSAVKLPFGLCGCQEESTKGRDFEEIDEEPVDQNYEQGVENLNIKVQLQMPLPTSSFNVSVDEWQTVQSGGDEIGKWLLNSDNLEFIDQIGPSSFKGVYKGKRVGIEKLKGCEKGNSYGFELRKDLLQLMTCGHRNILQFYGVCIDENHGLCVVTKLMEGGSVHDLLLKNKKLQTKEILRISVDISEGIKFMNDHGVAYRDLNTHRILLDRHGNACLGDMGIVAACKSVGEAMEYETDGYRWLAPEIIAGDPESVSETWMSNVYSFGMIIWEMVTSEAAYAAYSPVQAAVGIAACGLRPEIPKDCPQVLKSLMTKCWNNIPSKRPQFSDIISVLLRPNNSSNKQ, translated from the exons ATGGCTGCTGCGCTGGAGTGCTGGTCGAGTCGAGCCAGCACGGACGAGGACATGGTGGAGCAGGTGCTCATGAGGACGCAGGACAGATCGGAAGGGGCTCCTCCGGGTGGTGCCGCATCGGGAGCGGGGGCGAAGGAGTCGACTGCGATGCAGAAGCGGCTCCAGAGGCTGAGCCGGAACGTGTCAGAGGCGCTCGCCTCGCTCAAGAACTCGCTGAATCTCGACTCGGCACGTGACTCGCCATCTGCCTCCTCGTCCTCGTCAAAGATCGAGTGCTGTAGGAAGGTGGTGTGGGGTAGCGTCGTGCGGAACCTCACGCAGCTATACCCCGGTAGCCAGCTCCCGGAGAAGCTAGTCTCCAACATCCGCAGGCATTACGACTCATTGCCCCTCAG TTATGCTCAAGCGGGATTTGATATGAAAGAAGTATTTCTTCATATTAAGTTGATAGAGGAGGCATCGGGGGATGACCACCCTGCGATATTGATTCAAGAAGTGTCAGATGATGAAGTTCAGGGGTCTATATTCAAGCTCACATTTGCTTGCAACTCTGCCATTTCTTGGCCGGTGATGTCGGGGTGGCTGGATAACGCTTCCATTTGTTGTAAGAAGATACAGATCTTTGAGAAGAAGGGGTTCACACTTGGGGTTGTTCTTCTTTTGGTTCAAGCTGGCCAGGAGAGATCGTTCAAAACCCGGATTGAAAATGCTCTTAAATCGGCTATAAAGAAGCCTAAAACCAGTGCTGTAAAGCTCCCTTTTGGGCTCTGTGGGTGTCAGGAAGAGAGCACCAAAGGGAGAGACTTTGAAGAGATCGACGAAGAACCAGTTGACCAAAATTATGAACAGGGAGTTGAGAATTTGAACATCAAGGTTCAGCTTCAGATGCCATTACCCACTTCTTCTTTCAATGTGTCGGTTGATGAATGGCAGACGGTCCAGTCGGGTGGGGATGAGATTGGGAAATGGCTGTTGAACTCAGATAATCTTGAGTTTATTGACCAGATTGGACCCAGTTCATTTAAGGGAGTTTACAAGGGCAAAAGGGTTGGAATTGAGAAGCTTAAAGGGTGTGAAAAGGGCAATTCTTATGGGTTTGAGCTCCGAAAGGATCTATTGCAGTTGATGACCTGTGGGCACAGGAATATTTTGCAATTCTATGGTGTTTGCATTGATGAAAATCATGGGTTGTGTGTCGTGACAAAGTTGATGGAAGGTGGATCAGTTCATGACTTATTGCTGAAGAACAAGAAGCTTCAGACTAAGGAAATTTTAAGGATTTCTGTTGATATATCAGAGGGGATTAAGTTCATGAATGATCATGGTGTTGCATATAGAGATCTCAACACACACAGGATTTTGTTGGACCGGCATGGAAATGCTTGCTTGGGGGACATGGGTATTGTTGCTGCTTGCAAGAGTGTTGGTGAGGCCATGGAGTACGAAACTGATGGTTATCGGTGGCTAGCTCCGGAG ATAATTGCAGGTGACCCAGAGAGTGTTTCTGAGACATGGATGAGTAACGTATATAGTTTTGGGATGATAATTTGGGAAATGGTGACCAGTGAGGCGGCTTATGCTGCATATTCACCTGTGCAAGCAGCGGTTGGGATCGCTGCTTGTGGCCTTAGACCAGAGATACCCAAGGACTGCCCACAAGTCCTAAAATCTTTGATGACAAAGTGCTGGAACAATATCCCTTCAAAGCGCCCTCAATTCTCTGATATTATATCGGTATTGCTGCGGCCAAACAACAGCAGCAACAAGCAGTAA
- the LOC108996902 gene encoding disease resistance protein RPV1-like → MADQTFPSCSKPHSNHWDRDVFLSFRGEDTRKNFTDHLYSALVRAGIHTFRDDDELPRGENISTELLNAIRGSRISIVVFSKGYATSKWCLDELAEILNCTKTRGHTLLPIFYHVNPSDIRKQTGTVAKAFAKHEKRFQADMERVQRWRKALTEATDCAGWDLDGIANGYESNFIDQIVEEVFCKVKPDGLCVAEKPVGLDSRVEKMKALLSLGTSDIRIVGIYGMGGIGKTTLAKAVYNQIFNRFEGSSCLLNIKENSEQSNGLLHLLEQLIFDVLKRRNLKVNSVDRAIKLIEEKCFGKRVILVLDDVDDLKQIHALALHFEWLGPGSRVIVTTRDEHLLTQLGVNAKYKVKELNQFESLCLLSWHAFGMVHPREAYQDLSRSAVEYAGGLPLALEVLGSFLKGRSTTEWKNELKILRRNPHKNVQKILWRSFDSLDYSRKDIFLDVACFFIDMDKEYVIKILDGCGLFPASGFSILIQRSLLMIDEKNKLKMHDLIRDMGREIVFEKSPNNPGKRNRLWFHEDVLNVLHKHTGSEEVEGLSLNLPILEDVQTKAFAGMKNLRLLQINSVNLKGCFTHFSKELKWLCWHECPLKCLPPNFHLENLVVLDMQHGNFRQVWKGNKVLNKLKVLNLSHSKCLTKLPNFLHVPYLEILILEGCTSLVEVHESIGLLKRVVLLNLKGCENLKNLPKSIYSLRSLESLDLSGCLKLDKLSEELGNMISLTELRVEDTGIKQLPSSFGLLKNLKTVLLSGSTGHSSKSRLSHFLPCMSPKRSNPISLLPPSVSGLRSLTVLVLSDCNLSEDAIPNDLGDLFSLKSLDLSKNNFRNLPQCIGRLPKLQYLYLKECTSLQSVSELPASLRDLNATGCTSMERLTDLSNLKELRDLCLGKCHKLVEINGLESSKYTLYIQMQGCNNLARDYRMSILQSLTMGAYLGDLIVILPGSEVPNWFSHRTTGSSVSFHVPSLTEGEVCILLVCAVLAFDEAFTRPFLDKLFVRMINKTRGGILAYYPSICVLSVTVEDYLLVFKIRLPSIQVKMESGDEIEVSVARRKVDIGLCKPVEVKRCGIHPLVYDTGEIIRELGSRFQCFDSDTAIDEDDDAQSRLCLIPI, encoded by the exons ATGGCTGATCAAACCTTTCCATCATGTTCCAAGCCTCATTCGAATCATTGGGATCGCGATGTCTTTCTGAGCTTTAGAGGCGAAGACACCCGCAAGAACTTCACCGATCATCTCTACTCTGCCTTGGTGCGTGCAGGAATTCACACTTTCCGAGATGACGATGAACTCCCACGTGGGGAGAACATCTCTACTGAACTGCTGAACGCCATTCGTGGATCAAGGATTTCTATTGTAGTTTTCTCTAAAGGTTATGCTACTTCCAAGTGGTGCCTTGATGAGCTTGCGGAGATCCTGAACTGTACGAAAACCAGAGGTCACACTCTTCTTCCCATATTTTATCATGTGAATCCCTCAGATATACGAAAACAGACGGGAACTGTTGCCAAAGCATTTGCTAAGCACGAAAAGCGCTTTCAAGCGGATATGGAGAGGGTGCAGAGGTGGAGAAAGGCTCTTACCGAAGCTACAGACTGTGCCGGTTGGGATCTCGACGGTATTGCAAATGG GTACGAATCAAACTTCATTGACCAAATTGTTGAAGAGGTTTTCTGTAAAGTAAAACCTGATGGCTTATGTGTTGCTGAAAAACCAGTGGGATTAGATTCTCGTGTTGAAAAGATGAAAGCTTTATTAAGTCTTGGAACAAGTGACATTCGCATTGTAGGCATCTATGGGATGGGTGGTATAGGTAAAACAACCCTCGCAAAAGCTGTCTATAACCAAATATTTAATAGATTTGAAGGAAGCAGTTGTCTTTtgaatattaaagaaaattcaGAGCAGTCCAATGGTTTACTTCATTTGCTAGAACAACTGATTTttgatgttttgaaaagaagGAATTTGAAGGTTAACAGTGTTGATAGAGCAATCAAATTGATTGAGGAAAAATGTTTTGGCAAAAGAGTTATTCTTgttcttgatgatgtggatgacTTGAAACAAATACATGCATTAGCCTTACACTTTGAATGGCTTGGTCCGGGAAGTAGAGTCATTGTAACAACAAGAGATGAACATCTGCTGACTCAACTCGGAGTAAATGCCAAATATAAGGTTAAAGAATTAAATCAGTTCGAGTCTCTTTGCCTTTTGAGTTGGCATGCCTTTGGGATGGTCCATCCAAGAGAAGCTTACCAAGACCTTTCAAGAAGTGCAGTGGAGTATGCTGGAGGACTTCCATTAGCTCTTGAGGTTTTGGGTTCTTTTCTTAAAGGAAGAAGTACTACTGAATGGAAAAACGAATTGAAAATATTGCGAAGAAATCCTCACAAAAACGTTCAAAAAATACTCTGGAGAAGTTTTGATTCACTAGATTATAGTAGAAAGGACATAtttcttgatgttgcatgtttttttattgatatggACAAAGAATATGTCATCAAAATACTCGATGGTTGTGGTTTGTTTCCTGCTAGCGGTTTCAGTATTCTCATCCAAAGGTCCCTCCTAAtgattgatgagaaaaataagttGAAGATGCATGATCTGATTCGAGATATGGGAAGAGAGATTGTTTTTGAGAAGTCACCCAATAATCCTGGGAAACGCAATAGGCTGTGGTTTCATGAGGATGTCTTAAATGTACTGCATAAACATACG GGGTCGGAAGAAGTGGAAGGTCTCAGCCTAAATTTGCCCATACTTGAAGATGTACAAACAAAAGCATTCGCAGGCATGAAGAATTTGAGGTTGCTCCAGATCAATAGTGTAAACCTCAAGGGATGCTTCACGCACTTTTCCAAGGAGCTAAAATGGCTTTGTTGGCATGAGTGTCCCCTAAAATGTCTACCACCAAATTTTCATCTCGAGAACCTTGTCGTTCTTGACATGCAGCATGGTAATTTCAGACAAGTCTGGAAGGGAAACAAG GTACTTAATAAGTTAAAAGTTCTTAATCTTAGTCATTCCAAATGTCTCACTAAATTACCAAACTTCTTACATGTCCCATATCTGGAGATTCTGATACTTGAAGGTTGCACAAGCTTGGTTGAGGTTCATGAGTCTATTGGACTTCTGAAAAGAGTTGTCTTGTTGAATTTGAAAGGATGCGAGAACCTTAAGAATCTTCCAAAAAGCATTTACAGCTTAAGGTCTCTTGAAAGTCTTGATTTATCTGGCTGCTTAAAACTTGACAAGTTATCAGAAGAATTGGGTAACATGATATCTTTGACAGAGCTGCGTGTGGAGGACACCGGTATTAAGCAATTACCATCTTCCTTTGGCCTTTTGAAGAATCTGAAAACTGTACTTTTATCTGGAAGTACAGGACACTCATCTAAATCTAGGTTGTCACATTTCTTGCCCTGCATGTCACCAAAAAGATCGAACCCCATAAGTTTGTTGCCTCCTTCTGTTTCTGGGCTGCGTTCTTTGACAGTACTAGTACTCAGTGATTGCAACTTGTCCGAAGATGCGATTCCCAATGACCTGGGGGATTTATTTTCTCTCAAGAGTTTGGATCTTTCAAAAAACAACTTTCGGAACCTACCTCAGTGCATCGGTCGCCTTCCTAAATTacagtatttgtatttgaaagaGTGTACGAGTCTTCAATCTGTTTCAGAACTCCCTGCAAGTTTACGAGACTTAAATGCAACTGGCTGCACATCAATGGAAAGACTCACAGACCTCTCAAACCTAAAGGAACTAAGAGATTTATGTCTTGGTAAGTGCCACAAACTGGTTGAGATTAATGGCTTGGAGAGTTCGAAATATACGTTATACATTCAAATGCAAGGATGCAACAATTTAGCTCGTGATTACAGGATGAGCATTCtccag TCATTGACCATGGGTGCTTATCTGGGTGATCTTATCGTTATCCTCCCTGGTAGTGAAGTTCCAAATTGGTTTAGCCATCGGACAACCGGATCTTCAGTATCGTTTCATGTACCTTCGCTTACAGAGGGTGAAGTCTGCATTTTACTTGTTTGTGCTGTTCTTGCATTCGATGAAGCATTTACCAGACCGTTTTTGGATAAACTTTTCGTGAGAATGATTAATAAAACTAGAGGCGGGATACTTGCGTATTACCCATCAATCTGTGTTCTTTCTGTAACCGTTGAAGATTATTTGTTGGTATTCAAGATACGGCTTCCAAGTATTCAAGTGAAAATGGAAAGTGGAGACGAAATCGAGGTGTCCGTTGCTCGGAGAAAGGTGGACATCGGACTTTGTAAACCCGTTGAAGTGAAAAGGTGTGGAATTCATCCGCTAGTTTATGATACAGGTGAAATCATACGCGAATTGGGAAGCCGGTTCCAATGTTTCGATTCTGATACAGCTatagatgaagatgatgatgctcaAAGTCGTCTGTGTCTTATTCCAATATGA